The following are from one region of the Paenibacillus sp. JZ16 genome:
- a CDS encoding polysaccharide deacetylase family protein, producing MNNNQAVYRVNLKNNKKWIALTFDIGNGSKVPLPVIKILKKEQVDKATFFLSGTWARHYPEIARQVKYSGYEVGSHGYLHENYTEQTNKWIKKQSIKAEHALISTLGVHPRLIRTPNGDWNQRVVKTLKSRGYTTIQWSIDSLDWMKPGVKKIINNATARTKPGDIILLHASDTASQTPKALSTIIRILRAKGYEFVTVSELLKAGSPGVC from the coding sequence TTGAACAACAATCAGGCCGTGTATAGAGTGAATTTAAAAAACAATAAAAAATGGATTGCTTTAACTTTTGACATTGGAAATGGAAGTAAAGTTCCCTTACCTGTAATCAAAATCTTAAAGAAAGAACAGGTAGATAAGGCAACCTTTTTTTTATCAGGAACATGGGCACGCCATTATCCCGAAATCGCAAGGCAAGTGAAATATTCGGGATACGAGGTTGGATCGCACGGGTATTTACATGAGAATTATACGGAACAGACAAATAAGTGGATCAAGAAGCAATCGATAAAGGCTGAACATGCATTAATTTCGACACTCGGAGTGCATCCTCGCTTGATTCGAACACCGAATGGGGATTGGAATCAGCGAGTGGTAAAGACGTTGAAATCCAGAGGTTATACAACCATTCAATGGAGCATCGATTCGCTAGACTGGATGAAACCTGGAGTGAAGAAAATTATTAACAATGCTACAGCAAGGACAAAGCCAGGCGACATCATATTATTGCACGCAAGTGACACGGCTTCCCAGACTCCGAAGGCACTTTCCACTATCATTCGTATACTGCGGGCAAAGGGTTATGAATTTGTAACCGTCAGTGAACTGCTCAAGGCCGGATCACCTGGGGTCTGTTGA
- a CDS encoding CgeB family protein: MNILFLESHPMWIYGLPNGFRDLGHNVKISGPINRRKLTGIIKDFKPQLIFTMSWGEENTAKWKQKCIKECVLKAKVPHVYWATEDPTHTDTFTLPYVRYVSPDFIFTICAKRVKEYRSLGFKSDHCDFGYHRSVHRKVKPNPSYNHTIAVIANGYPVKLKKYSKHYRHSSIKTLISPLLKAGRRIDFYGTNWDKMKPFLGTRIPKEWIHGYLDYRNANKVYSTSKIILGLQNHPTQLTQRTYEVLGSGGFLITSDTPEIRKHFKPGVHLVTSKSPADTIRLVEHYLNNPRQREQIALAGQKAAAKHSYKHRAAYMLQVLKKNKII, from the coding sequence TTGAATATATTATTTTTAGAGAGTCATCCGATGTGGATCTATGGTCTGCCGAATGGCTTTCGTGATTTAGGGCATAACGTGAAGATCTCCGGTCCAATCAACCGACGTAAACTGACCGGGATCATTAAAGACTTTAAACCTCAACTGATATTTACGATGAGCTGGGGAGAGGAGAATACAGCGAAATGGAAGCAGAAGTGTATTAAAGAGTGTGTTCTGAAGGCTAAGGTGCCCCATGTGTACTGGGCAACGGAGGACCCGACGCATACAGATACATTTACGCTTCCCTATGTCCGTTATGTTTCGCCGGACTTTATTTTTACTATCTGTGCAAAACGAGTTAAGGAATACAGGTCTTTAGGATTTAAATCAGACCATTGTGATTTCGGATATCATCGTTCTGTTCACCGGAAGGTAAAACCAAATCCTTCTTATAATCACACGATAGCGGTTATAGCGAACGGTTACCCCGTTAAGCTAAAAAAATACTCAAAACATTATCGCCATTCGTCGATCAAGACGCTAATCAGCCCCTTGCTCAAGGCAGGCAGGAGAATCGACTTTTATGGAACGAACTGGGACAAAATGAAACCATTCCTCGGAACACGTATCCCAAAAGAATGGATTCATGGATATTTGGATTACCGAAACGCGAATAAGGTTTATAGCACGAGTAAAATCATACTGGGTCTTCAAAATCACCCGACACAGCTGACGCAGCGCACATACGAAGTACTCGGCTCGGGAGGATTTCTAATCACCTCCGATACACCCGAAATACGAAAGCATTTTAAACCAGGGGTTCATCTCGTTACCTCTAAATCTCCAGCAGACACGATTAGGTTGGTTGAACATTATCTAAATAATCCTCGTCAGCGTGAGCAAATTGCTCTTGCCGGACAGAAAGCAGCGGCCAAACACAGCTATAAACACAGGGCCGCTTATATGCTGCAAGTGCTGAAGAAGAATAAAATCATTTAA
- a CDS encoding CgeB family protein has product MRILFLESHPMWIYGLPNGFRDLGHRVECVSPRKREAAEELIRKFRPQIIMVIGWTPDNSTQEKQLQIRKLIRNTGIPVIYWATEDPGYTFDFSLPLIRRVKPNFIFTICRPRINLYKRLGYRSAKLDFGYHPSVHAKGKPVNKYRSEIALIANAYPKLYREQPDHLRFQWMKDCINTVLENKWDLNIYGRHWNQMKGIFSRPIPKSAIHGYLPYEEAHKVYNSTDIMIGLQNKRNQLTQRTYEILGSGGFMLTSDTPAIKRYFTPGKDLVTAGSKEEMQRVIKYYLNHPAERKAIQLQGQTTIRKHMYKFRAKEILQVLKREGIITADV; this is encoded by the coding sequence GTGCGCATTTTATTTTTAGAAAGTCATCCCATGTGGATATATGGACTGCCCAATGGGTTTCGGGATTTGGGGCATCGCGTAGAGTGTGTTAGTCCTAGAAAACGTGAAGCAGCAGAGGAACTCATTCGTAAGTTTCGTCCGCAAATCATTATGGTTATTGGTTGGACACCAGATAACTCAACTCAAGAAAAACAGCTCCAAATCCGCAAATTAATCAGGAATACAGGTATCCCTGTGATCTATTGGGCCACGGAAGATCCAGGATATACATTTGATTTTTCGCTGCCATTAATTCGCCGTGTAAAACCTAACTTTATTTTTACGATTTGCAGACCGAGAATCAACTTGTATAAACGCTTGGGATATCGAAGCGCAAAATTGGATTTTGGATATCATCCTTCTGTCCATGCGAAGGGAAAACCTGTGAATAAATATCGTTCAGAGATCGCCCTCATCGCGAATGCTTATCCGAAACTATATCGGGAACAACCAGATCATTTGCGTTTTCAGTGGATGAAGGATTGCATAAATACGGTATTGGAAAACAAGTGGGATTTGAACATTTACGGTCGACATTGGAATCAGATGAAAGGAATCTTCAGCCGCCCAATTCCTAAGTCAGCTATTCACGGATATTTACCGTATGAGGAAGCACATAAAGTGTACAATTCAACAGATATCATGATTGGTCTTCAAAATAAGAGGAATCAACTCACTCAGAGAACTTATGAGATACTTGGCTCAGGCGGATTTATGCTAACTAGTGATACACCTGCTATAAAGCGTTATTTTACTCCAGGGAAAGACCTGGTTACTGCAGGGAGTAAAGAAGAGATGCAGAGAGTGATTAAATATTATTTGAATCACCCGGCTGAGAGAAAGGCCATTCAACTCCAGGGACAGACTACAATCAGAAAGCATATGTATAAGTTTAGAGCCAAGGAGATTTTGCAAGTCCTTAAACGTGAAGGCATTATAACAGCGGATGTCTAA
- a CDS encoding CgeB family protein, whose amino-acid sequence MKILFLERGKLWSYGLPDGLRDLGHTVHISGPVTETALVKQMHSFRPDLLISVGWGPDHTVYKQRLMRKIAAKYKIPLVYWSTEDPNFTNEFTLPLIKRMQPDYIFTISKQTAKMFRSLGYPSAYLDFAYHPNIHFRTKIKPAYRADIAVVANAYPDVLRRYPRLYRHRAIDILIKPLISSGYKVDFYGKDWGKMGAYLGKTLPKDSLRGKIPYKNANQVYSSAKIIIGLQNYKHMLTQRTYEILGSGGFLLTCNTPAVQRLLRSNYDAAISSSGQETLSLVRYYLNHDQERERIRRNGRGTISAENYKNRAAQLLSVLKDEGILS is encoded by the coding sequence ATGAAGATTCTATTCTTGGAGCGGGGAAAGCTCTGGTCCTATGGTCTTCCAGATGGACTCAGAGACTTAGGGCATACCGTGCATATTTCAGGACCGGTTACAGAGACTGCACTTGTCAAACAGATGCATTCCTTTCGGCCCGATCTATTAATTAGCGTAGGTTGGGGTCCTGATCATACGGTTTATAAACAGCGCTTGATGAGAAAGATAGCTGCAAAATATAAGATCCCTCTCGTCTATTGGTCAACAGAAGATCCGAATTTCACGAACGAATTTACCCTACCTCTTATCAAAAGAATGCAGCCAGATTATATTTTTACCATTTCGAAGCAGACGGCAAAGATGTTTCGCAGCTTGGGTTATCCTTCCGCCTATCTGGATTTTGCATATCATCCTAACATTCATTTTAGAACCAAAATAAAACCGGCCTATCGGGCTGATATCGCGGTCGTAGCCAATGCTTATCCAGATGTTCTTCGCAGATACCCGCGCTTATACCGGCATAGAGCCATCGATATTCTTATCAAACCACTCATTTCTAGCGGCTATAAGGTCGATTTCTATGGCAAGGATTGGGGTAAAATGGGTGCCTATCTCGGAAAAACATTGCCAAAAGATAGCCTGCGCGGGAAAATTCCTTATAAAAATGCAAATCAAGTGTATAGTTCAGCCAAAATCATCATTGGATTGCAAAACTATAAACATATGCTGACGCAACGAACGTATGAAATTTTGGGATCGGGAGGATTTCTCCTTACATGTAATACTCCCGCTGTACAACGTTTGCTCCGCTCTAATTATGATGCTGCCATTTCATCGTCGGGACAAGAAACGTTGTCTCTCGTGAGATATTATCTGAATCATGATCAGGAGAGAGAAAGAATTCGAAGAAACGGAAGAGGAACCATTTCGGCAGAAAACTATAAGAATCGTGCAGCTCAGCTACTATCCGTATTAAAGGATGAGGGTATATTATCATGA
- a CDS encoding ABC transporter substrate-binding protein — protein MKKLMSLLLAGVLLLSACSSGGGTEGGSGSNGSSSGGGSAAPKEITVWAWDPAFNIAAMNVAKEAYAQVNPDVTIHVVENAQADIVQKLNTGLNSGSTKGLPNIVLIEDYRAQSFLQAYPDSFYELTDIVKVDDFADYKIGPTSVDGKQYGVPFDSGVTGMYVRTDYLEQAGYSLDDLQDIDWKQYIEIGKAVKEKTGKNMITLDPNDLGLIRMMIQSAGAWYTAEDGQTPTIADNAPLKEAFELYKEMMDSGIVKVNSDWSQFVGAFNSGEVATVPTGNWITPSIKAEASQSGKWAVAPLPKLAATEGSVHASNLGGSSWYVMNVEGKEAAADFLAKTFASDAELYQTLNTKVGVIGTLKAAASGEAYAAADEYFQGQKVVSDFAAWTEQIPNVNYGMNTYAIEDIMVVAMQAYLGGKVVETVLKDAQAQADTQIR, from the coding sequence TTGAAAAAATTAATGAGCTTACTGCTGGCCGGGGTTCTCCTCTTGTCGGCATGTTCCTCGGGCGGCGGTACGGAAGGCGGGTCGGGCAGTAACGGCAGCTCTAGCGGTGGAGGCAGTGCCGCTCCAAAAGAAATTACGGTATGGGCTTGGGACCCGGCATTTAACATTGCCGCCATGAATGTAGCTAAAGAAGCCTATGCCCAAGTGAATCCGGACGTCACGATTCATGTGGTAGAGAATGCGCAGGCCGATATCGTTCAAAAGCTGAACACCGGGTTGAACTCCGGTTCCACAAAAGGTTTGCCTAACATCGTGCTCATTGAGGATTACCGTGCGCAGAGCTTCTTGCAAGCGTATCCGGATTCCTTCTACGAATTGACGGACATCGTGAAAGTGGATGACTTTGCGGACTATAAGATTGGCCCGACCAGCGTAGATGGCAAGCAGTACGGCGTTCCGTTTGATTCCGGCGTGACGGGAATGTACGTGCGAACGGATTATCTCGAGCAAGCAGGCTACAGTCTGGATGACCTGCAGGACATCGACTGGAAGCAGTACATCGAGATTGGCAAAGCCGTCAAAGAGAAAACCGGCAAAAACATGATTACGCTCGATCCTAACGATTTGGGACTTATCCGCATGATGATCCAATCAGCGGGGGCGTGGTATACGGCAGAAGATGGCCAGACTCCGACGATTGCAGACAATGCTCCATTGAAGGAAGCCTTTGAATTGTACAAAGAAATGATGGATTCCGGCATCGTGAAGGTGAACTCGGACTGGAGCCAATTTGTCGGAGCATTCAACAGCGGTGAAGTGGCTACCGTGCCGACTGGTAACTGGATTACACCTTCGATCAAAGCCGAAGCTTCCCAATCCGGTAAATGGGCGGTAGCTCCGCTTCCTAAGCTTGCGGCAACAGAGGGGTCCGTCCATGCATCCAACCTTGGCGGCAGCTCCTGGTATGTCATGAATGTAGAGGGTAAAGAAGCAGCTGCGGATTTCCTCGCGAAGACATTTGCTTCCGATGCTGAGCTGTATCAGACGTTGAACACAAAAGTTGGGGTCATCGGCACCCTGAAAGCCGCCGCAAGCGGAGAAGCTTACGCGGCAGCGGATGAATATTTCCAAGGCCAAAAAGTCGTATCAGACTTTGCCGCTTGGACCGAACAAATTCCTAACGTTAACTACGGCATGAATACGTACGCCATCGAGGACATTATGGTCGTTGCCATGCAGGCGTATCTCGGCGGTAAAGTCGTGGAAACTGTTCTGAAAGATGCGCAGGCGCAGGCCGATACGCAAATTCGTTAA
- a CDS encoding sensor histidine kinase — MIGQAINKLRKQGLFLKLFLVTLISIVTVSLLTLSITISMSEKLFLQTFSITNGKLLNQMKSNLESYNNAIATGATMIAQNAAIRSYLSGGETEAVALAMKTYQMTEGMKSVQSNFSAYDVGIMIVGANGRSYSTDPWYWSISAKELKDHPITKATMAHPAQILYQLYRNEGHSADAKEPMLVASKALFDQSTGRMYGTLYVAIRDRNFKPFYANFTSEGNDVVLLNEEGVIVSSNRTELIGMADKGLLQEVVTDQGEGEDDASAYVMGNERIVFSEYLPEFEFYLVNMIDKKAVTGQMVNAKAVTLTIMSIVAISLVIVFLITRRMTQSLRVLVKQMSNIPTSGFDHHVDVANSSYEVKELGNAYNYMLDELHDYVDRLMETQKQQRNAELAALQMQINPHFLYNTLASIKFLVQQGNKEKAAGTINALISLLQNTVSDIHSTIPVRQELETLKHYVYINHVRYGEKIRVHYFVEPDSLDYHMPKLILKPFIENAFFHAFNIKGEGTILIMIAVQEDQLVCEVVDDGDGMNLEQNPAEEESLPAPMSKRQLFSGIGIRNVDDRIKLMYGEKYGIHITSKRSEGTKIIITLPLTKS; from the coding sequence ATGATCGGACAAGCCATAAACAAGCTGCGAAAACAGGGGTTATTCCTTAAGCTGTTTCTCGTGACCCTCATCAGCATCGTGACCGTATCACTTCTGACGCTGTCCATTACCATCAGCATGTCGGAAAAGTTATTTCTGCAGACATTCAGCATCACGAACGGCAAGTTGTTAAACCAGATGAAGTCAAACCTGGAGTCCTATAATAACGCCATAGCAACCGGTGCCACCATGATCGCCCAGAATGCGGCGATCCGCAGTTATTTATCGGGCGGAGAGACGGAGGCCGTGGCGCTTGCGATGAAAACGTACCAGATGACAGAGGGCATGAAGTCGGTCCAGTCTAACTTTAGTGCTTACGATGTTGGCATCATGATCGTTGGAGCGAATGGGAGAAGTTATTCCACAGATCCTTGGTATTGGTCTATCTCGGCCAAGGAACTGAAGGATCACCCGATTACAAAAGCGACTATGGCTCACCCTGCGCAAATCTTATACCAGCTTTATCGCAACGAGGGTCATAGCGCAGACGCAAAGGAGCCCATGCTCGTCGCTTCCAAAGCTCTCTTTGATCAGTCGACCGGGAGAATGTATGGCACGTTATACGTGGCCATTCGCGACCGGAATTTTAAACCCTTCTATGCCAATTTTACAAGCGAAGGCAATGACGTCGTGCTGTTGAACGAGGAAGGGGTTATTGTATCCAGCAACAGGACCGAGTTGATCGGGATGGCGGATAAGGGGCTGCTTCAAGAAGTCGTAACGGATCAGGGCGAGGGAGAGGACGATGCATCTGCCTATGTGATGGGGAACGAACGAATTGTGTTCTCGGAATACTTGCCGGAATTCGAGTTTTATTTGGTCAATATGATCGACAAGAAAGCCGTGACCGGACAGATGGTGAACGCTAAAGCAGTCACCTTGACAATCATGTCCATCGTTGCGATATCACTTGTCATTGTTTTTCTGATCACCCGGCGAATGACGCAGTCGCTCCGTGTGCTCGTCAAACAGATGTCGAATATTCCGACAAGCGGATTCGATCATCATGTAGATGTTGCCAATAGCAGTTATGAAGTTAAGGAATTAGGGAATGCGTATAATTATATGCTTGATGAGCTGCACGATTATGTGGATCGATTGATGGAAACCCAGAAGCAGCAGCGAAATGCGGAGCTGGCCGCGCTCCAAATGCAAATCAATCCACATTTTTTATACAATACGCTGGCTTCGATCAAATTTCTGGTGCAGCAGGGCAACAAGGAAAAAGCCGCGGGTACGATCAACGCGCTTATATCGCTCCTGCAAAATACAGTCAGCGATATTCATTCCACCATACCTGTGCGGCAGGAGCTGGAGACACTGAAGCATTATGTGTATATTAATCACGTGCGTTACGGTGAGAAAATCCGCGTTCATTACTTTGTGGAGCCGGATAGCCTGGATTATCATATGCCCAAACTCATTCTTAAGCCTTTTATTGAGAATGCATTCTTTCACGCATTCAACATCAAGGGAGAGGGAACAATTCTGATCATGATTGCGGTTCAGGAAGACCAGCTTGTATGTGAAGTTGTAGATGACGGGGACGGAATGAATCTGGAGCAGAACCCGGCGGAGGAAGAATCGTTGCCTGCACCGATGAGCAAACGCCAATTGTTCTCCGGCATTGGGATACGCAATGTGGATGACCGAATTAAGTTGATGTACGGCGAGAAATACGGGATCCACATTACAAGCAAACGCAGTGAAGGAACAAAAATCATCATTACGCTACCATTGACCAAAAGCTAA
- a CDS encoding response regulator — translation MKPLFKIMIVDDEMLVRQGIKHLLNWEQEGYQIVGEASNGLEALNLMDEVNPHVILTDIVMPVMGGEKLVKIVKEKHPHIEVIVLSSFSEYDYVRSTFQSGVADYILKPKLEADYLLSILNKTTAKMVAMKPMDDPSAGREEGQILQAIEKLMTGYEPALDPVLLDSIFPYGQYLFFGADMKHMKDSGDKWSFGNEMERGLQQLALSEIVYIRLKFINDTALFLLNVNPERWDELVIELRHLISKLVQDMSETHFVISQCFADFKSLGEVYHDNYLKLMRYGFFLKDRTLIEYEHLPGLPDSHLEYDMGELMELLKRRQYRKAFTGFLEYAGLRSMDYRTDIFEFKSSLGNFIFNVATTLGKMKVETGSLENAKYDYFRKIDEARYASEAIAVVEAFIREAERAIGETNTSVNPNMDRLLEYIQDHYADPITLTGVARQFHFNASYLSSYFAVYNGEGFSEYLNKIRLEKAMELLLTTEHTISEISASVGYSDQSYFTKVFKKQTGISPSQFRRQDAREIRES, via the coding sequence ATGAAACCATTATTCAAGATCATGATTGTGGATGACGAAATGCTTGTCAGGCAGGGGATTAAACACCTGCTCAATTGGGAACAGGAAGGATACCAAATCGTCGGTGAGGCTTCTAACGGTCTGGAAGCACTGAATTTGATGGATGAGGTGAATCCCCACGTCATTCTTACAGATATCGTAATGCCTGTCATGGGCGGGGAGAAACTGGTCAAGATTGTTAAGGAGAAGCATCCTCACATCGAAGTCATCGTGCTCAGTAGTTTCAGTGAATACGATTACGTCCGGTCTACTTTCCAGAGCGGTGTAGCGGACTATATCCTGAAGCCAAAGCTGGAAGCTGATTATCTATTATCCATCCTAAATAAAACTACGGCCAAAATGGTCGCCATGAAGCCGATGGATGATCCAAGCGCGGGTCGTGAGGAAGGGCAGATCCTGCAAGCCATCGAGAAACTTATGACCGGGTATGAGCCTGCGCTGGATCCCGTGTTGCTGGATTCGATATTCCCTTATGGACAGTATTTGTTTTTTGGAGCGGATATGAAGCACATGAAAGATTCCGGTGACAAATGGAGTTTCGGAAACGAAATGGAACGAGGGCTTCAGCAGCTTGCTTTGTCCGAGATCGTGTATATACGGTTGAAGTTTATTAACGATACGGCACTTTTTCTGCTCAATGTGAATCCTGAGCGGTGGGACGAGCTTGTTATTGAACTCCGGCATCTGATCTCCAAACTGGTACAGGATATGAGTGAGACGCATTTTGTTATCAGCCAGTGCTTCGCCGATTTTAAAAGTCTCGGTGAGGTCTACCATGACAATTATCTGAAACTCATGCGATACGGCTTCTTCCTTAAGGACCGGACGCTGATTGAATACGAACATTTGCCGGGCCTTCCGGATTCGCATCTCGAATATGACATGGGCGAGCTCATGGAACTGTTGAAACGTAGGCAGTACCGGAAGGCCTTCACCGGCTTTTTGGAATACGCCGGCCTGCGCTCGATGGATTATCGCACCGATATTTTCGAATTCAAATCGTCGTTGGGGAATTTCATATTTAACGTGGCGACCACGCTTGGAAAAATGAAGGTTGAGACCGGAAGCCTGGAGAATGCCAAATACGATTATTTCCGAAAAATAGACGAAGCCAGGTATGCCAGCGAAGCTATCGCTGTTGTCGAAGCGTTCATCCGCGAAGCGGAACGTGCGATAGGCGAGACGAATACATCCGTTAATCCCAATATGGACCGGCTGCTTGAATATATTCAGGACCATTATGCCGACCCCATCACACTCACCGGAGTGGCCAGGCAGTTCCACTTCAATGCATCTTATCTGTCAAGTTATTTTGCTGTGTATAATGGAGAAGGTTTCAGTGAATACCTCAACAAAATCCGCTTGGAAAAAGCCATGGAGCTGCTTCTGACAACGGAACATACGATTTCCGAAATCAGCGCCAGCGTGGGATACTCGGATCAGAGCTACTTCACCAAGGTGTTCAAGAAGCAGACAGGCATCTCTCCGAGCCAGTTTCGGAGGCAAGACGCACGGGAGATACGGGAATCATGA
- a CDS encoding UDP-N-acetylmuramoyl-tripeptide--D-alanyl-D-alanine ligase: MRSNKCVVIGITGSSGKTTTKEMIASILQQRHRVFKSYKNGNDCWFTSQYAKQIKPSHEYAVLEFGMKHAGEITKHCQLIQPDIGLITNIGKAHIGNFKHGINGIAASKSEIISGMKPNGLLVTNADDPNSKKLTFHDSFKGRIVTIGIKQTADYRAGNIRYSTQGMSFSVMLRGANEHFDIPSIGIYNVQNSLFAIAVCDQLGIPVSDIKHGLLHYERPYARMELNHLNNGAILINDAYNTKPELNAALDVLRYLSKGKRRVAVIGGITDTGKWTKNIHYQAGKDLARSDLHALYTFGTKGKHIAIGAKKNGMKKHVVQVASMAELRRKVQREIGLGSVILFKGAARNNNTILMRFIDRLLGSKTRENV, encoded by the coding sequence ATGAGGTCTAATAAATGCGTTGTCATTGGTATAACGGGCAGCTCCGGTAAAACGACAACCAAAGAAATGATTGCTTCTATATTGCAGCAGAGGCATCGTGTATTTAAATCGTATAAGAATGGAAACGATTGTTGGTTCACCTCTCAATACGCAAAGCAGATAAAACCTTCTCACGAGTACGCTGTTCTCGAGTTCGGCATGAAGCATGCCGGAGAGATAACAAAGCACTGCCAATTGATTCAACCCGACATCGGATTAATCACAAACATCGGCAAAGCGCACATTGGGAATTTCAAACATGGAATCAATGGAATCGCGGCATCGAAATCAGAAATTATCAGCGGGATGAAGCCTAATGGACTTCTTGTCACAAATGCGGATGATCCTAACTCCAAAAAACTCACATTCCACGATTCCTTTAAAGGACGGATTGTGACAATAGGCATTAAACAAACGGCAGATTACCGTGCTGGAAATATTCGTTATTCAACTCAGGGGATGTCCTTTTCCGTCATGCTGCGCGGCGCTAATGAACATTTTGATATTCCAAGCATCGGAATCTATAATGTCCAGAATTCATTGTTTGCTATAGCAGTATGCGATCAATTAGGCATTCCTGTTTCGGATATAAAACACGGGTTGCTTCATTACGAGAGACCCTATGCTCGCATGGAGTTAAACCATTTGAATAACGGAGCCATCCTGATTAACGATGCGTATAATACAAAGCCTGAGCTTAATGCGGCACTCGACGTCCTTCGGTACCTAAGTAAAGGAAAACGTAGAGTCGCAGTTATTGGAGGTATAACGGATACGGGAAAATGGACGAAAAATATTCACTACCAAGCAGGAAAGGATCTGGCGCGTTCGGATCTTCATGCTTTATATACGTTTGGAACGAAAGGGAAACACATTGCAATAGGAGCTAAAAAGAATGGAATGAAGAAGCATGTTGTCCAAGTTGCCTCTATGGCAGAATTAAGAAGAAAAGTTCAGCGTGAGATTGGCCTAGGAAGTGTAATCCTGTTTAAAGGCGCTGCTCGGAATAATAATACGATACTGATGCGGTTCATCGATCGTTTACTAGGTTCGAAAACAAGGGAAAACGTTTAA
- a CDS encoding C40 family peptidase encodes MTIKTKPKLYIKNSSEKIIKEGYKYLSTPYRLGAKPFQTNEFDCSSFIQFLYGQLRILLPRTSREQSLLGEKIEKKQLKRGDLLFFTNRKRYRKKGINRVAHIAIFLGDNKMLHSCRYKGVTVSEFTEIINETKQRRWIDYYLFAKRLPDYYEYIMGDNNNEGLARSQSYR; translated from the coding sequence ATGACAATTAAAACCAAGCCAAAATTATATATCAAAAATAGCAGTGAAAAGATAATAAAGGAAGGTTATAAATATCTATCAACACCTTATCGTTTGGGAGCAAAACCTTTTCAGACAAATGAATTTGATTGTAGTTCATTTATTCAATTTCTGTATGGTCAACTTCGCATTCTTCTTCCGCGCACATCTCGCGAGCAAAGTTTGCTAGGTGAAAAAATAGAAAAAAAACAACTCAAACGTGGCGATTTATTGTTTTTTACTAATCGTAAGCGTTACAGGAAGAAAGGGATTAATAGAGTAGCTCATATTGCCATCTTTCTGGGGGATAACAAAATGCTTCATTCTTGCAGGTATAAGGGAGTTACAGTTTCTGAATTTACTGAGATTATTAATGAAACTAAACAAAGACGCTGGATAGATTACTATCTTTTCGCGAAGAGATTACCGGATTATTATGAGTATATCATGGGGGATAACAATAATGAGGGATTAGCACGCTCCCAATCTTATAGGTAG